ACCGCCGTAATAGGGCTCCATAAAGTACTAGCCCTGTGATACTGACGGCTAATACGCTGAACAAAGGAAACTGGCTTCTGCTCCTTCCGACCTAAATATTCAGATGGAAAGCAAGGAGCTTTTTAAAAGTCGTCTGGTCATCTTAAGTACCTCTAGTTAGCTTTTAAGCTTGATCAAAGAACTTTTGAGCACCCGGGTGTAGAGCAATTGGTGTATTCGGCGCAGTCTCAAGTTGAATATTTTTCGCCTGTGGGTGTACCTGTCCCAATTCATCAAGATGAGAAAATATA
This Vibrio ostreae DNA region includes the following protein-coding sequences:
- a CDS encoding TAXI family TRAP transporter solute-binding subunit, whose translation is MFSHLDELGQVHPQAKNIQLETAPNTPIALHPGAQKFFDQA